ggatattttatgaaggaatgtagATCAAATCAATCCTTCTCATCACAATCTGCCCCTAATCATTCTATCTTTCAGAAATCTGATGAGTCCTATAAGGCTAAATATAAGAAATTGAAGGCTCATATGGCACtcatggcacaagaagaatcaaacaaaaacaGCTGCATGGTGGCAGATTCAGAAAAATGGGAAGATGCTAAcgtgtcatctgatgatgaagaagaagtgaaggacatgtgtttcatggctcgtgaagatcaaggtcatttGGTCAAATCTGATGTGGAATGTGGTCATTGGGTGGATATCGTAATGAAAAAGGTTAGTAATTTTGGATTTGAAAAGGATAAGGAACAAAAACTGGATCTTTTGGTTCTTTTAGAGGCCGATATTACatttgttgaaactgtgcgttcagaaagcttaaaaacatttgaattaaatacttctgaactgaacgccagtcaggctaGGCTAAaggaactaaaagatgttcagttggctttaaaaagttatcaatctaTCGTTGCCAAATTGGAagtagaaaaagaagaacttaaAATcattcttgaaaaagaacaaataataatcaaatcttAGATGAAATCACCatttcctgaagctgccattaaaaaaacttttgcaAATCAGAGGGTGGCTTAtgaatctggtgatcttcatctagCATCTGTTTTAACTGATTTAGATGCacttccaaaagaaatgagatcagaaattatttttaaagaaattggcAAACCAAAGAGTTGTCAAGTAATTTAGTTTTAATGTAAATTAAGTAATTTAGTTTTAATGTTATGATGATGTCATGTATTATTtagtgaaaaggaaaaaaaagagttgtcaagttagacaAAATGATGATGTACAcacaattgtttttttattatatataaagatatatatagctTGAAGGTTATGCTAAATGTAACCCTTATgactgtatttaacgtgcataaaaaggtttGTACCTCTCATACTAAAAGCTCATCCCTGAAAATAAATTTCCACTTGAATTAAGAATTCAATTTGGAATATATACGTCTAGAGCCAGGTGGATGCAAGCatgttattcttaaaattctaaaaaaaaacttcaagttTCAAGAAGACATCCTCGCACCATAAAAGCTAGAAAATTGTAGTTTCTTCAACTTTCCGATATTATACTTTGTaatataataatcaataaaataataaaagtttggaAGAATTATTCTAAGTGCTTTGACTCTTACATATTTTAGTTCTTGATTATAGTTTACAAGGCTTAAGACctattatctatacttctatatttctatactactatataaaaattataactctATGTAGAAAATTTACATAAATGggacatgcgaattgaccataatacctttaatgaattaaatcaccatcaacttaatattaaattacaccattagtctattatattataaaatatctccactaaccctttcaaatcaaatatttttacctaCGCCAATAGATGCCGCCACCACTGTCATTGCCggctcgccgccgcattgctTGGGTACCATGCTCTTAATGTTTAAGAGATATCATAAAACCtggagttaattactgaaatggtacccaacgtttgcgccatattactggtttcatacctttcatttcgaaattacgctgatcatacctaACGTATGCAAATccccactcggaccataccggAGGTCAACGTCGTCAggtggccgttaaaacctccccacGTGACTTgtacgtgaggggtaaatatgtaatatcgcgtttcgtaattactgaaatggtacctaacgtttgcacgatatttgctggtttcatacctatatgtttcttaattacttaaatggtacctaatgtttagtaattaatttttttatattgtttttttaatttgttttatttttcttttataaaaattctccaaaacttgttaaaatttaatgaaaaatagtcataatgcacttataatccactcaaaaataatgccaaatagttatttcataacaaaataatttgtttttatgataatttattgctatttttggttattcgtgaattttaaacttatattttgttatgaaatacctatttggtattatttttgagtgaattataAGTGCATTCttactattttcattaaattgtaacaagttttggagaatttttacaaaagaaaaataaaacaaattaaaaaaaatataaaataaaattaataactaaacattacgtaccatttaagtaattaagaaatattaggtatgaaaccagcaatatcgtgcaaacgttatgtaccatttcagtaataaagaaacgcgatattacatatttacccctcacatgcaagtcacgtgggagaggttttaacggccaccTGACGGCGTTAgtctccagtatggtccgagtggagatttgtatacgttgggtatgatcagcgtaattttgaaagaagggcatgaaaccagtaatatagcgcaaacgttaggtaccatttcagtaattatcTCTAAAACGTGAGCTAAATAATATAACAGCggaagattaaaaaaaaaaaaaaaagtggtccgattatcatttttttagaCTTTAAATTAGCCCAGCCCAAAACAATCTCTTCCATTTAGGGTTTTCTACCTCTCATCTTAAATCATTAATCAAATCAGATTGAAAgctaacaaaaaaaagaaagaaaacgatGAGGCCCATATTGATGAAAGGGCATGAAAGGCCATTAACATTCTTGAAATACAATAGAGATGGAGATCTTTTATTCTCTTGTGCTAAAGACCACACTCCAACTGTTTGGTTTGCTGATAACGGTGAACGTTTAGGCACTTACCGTGGTCACAACGGCGCCGTTTGGTGCTGCGATGTTTCAAGTTTGTTCCCTCTCtttcttttagtttttgatAATCATGTTTGTAGACGATTGATCGAAAACTGGTTTTTGTAGGAGATTCGTCAAGATTGATTACTGCAAGTGCTGATCAATCTGCTAAGCTATGGGATGTTGAGAGTGGAACACAGCTTTTCACTTTTAGTTTTGACTCGCCTGCCAGGGCTGTTGACTTTTCTGTTGGTGATAACCTTGCTGTGCTCACTACTGACCCTTTTATGGGGTTGACTTCTGCTATCCACGTCAAACGCATTGCCGCCGATCCTCATGACCGTGAGTTTTCCCTTGCCTTCATTTTAACTAGGTAAGTAACTGCTTGaaggtgtatgagggaggttaagatgtaggcagaccttacctctgaGGCTGCTTCccgtttctacctaaatggtagaaaaggccctccaacctttgcatgggatgaggatcgaacccatgacctctgtctccggaggcgggtgtttaccactgatccaaccatgctgcttccTTCATTTTAACAGTGATGTATGCTATTGAatgataaattttattattattttttttattttctaactcAGAGGTTGGTGATTCTGTACTTGTTCTGAAGGGTCCCCAAGGAAGGATCAATAGAGCGGTTTGGGGACCATTGAACAGGACAATAGTTAGTGCTGGGGAAGATGCCGTGATTCGAATTTGGGATACAGAGGTATGTTTTAGATATTAATGATTGAACTATATTCAGGGTTCGAATAATTGCTAGTCTCATGGGCTTTTCGGGACAACTTTCTAGTATTGTTATTGATGTTCTAACGCttttctgtttatgttttggGAGAATGTACACAATATTTGAAAGCTATACATCTGTTGCAGCATTTTTAGATCAAGGTTGGTTAgtaattttataacaaataacATACTAAAGTAGTAACTGTCTTGAAATTAGGATTCAGGTTAACGTTGCTTTTGAGAAGCTGCTTCGTTTTTTTAAGTCTGTGGGAGTTAGTATAATTGTATTTCGGATTTTTAAGTACGATGCTTTGTTGACAATGTAGCTCAGTTATCATGcaattgtttgattttttttttgtgctttttttaaatttcggcaattttaatttttttttcctgatcTTTCATCTATAGCTTAAAAGCTAAATGTTTAGTTTTAATCTGGCAGACTGGAAAGTTGCTGCAAGaaaatgacaaacaagttgGCCACAAAAAGACAATTACATCGCTTGCAAAATCAACGGATTGCTCACATTTTCTTACTGGGTCGCTAGACAAGTCAGCAAAGGTAAGTTTTGTCCTTTTTATGATGTTATATTTGACTGAACCAGTATTCTTGTTGTCTTATTCTCTTCCAAATTGTTAGCTTTGGGACAGCAGATCATTAACATTAATCAAGACATATGTAACTGAACGCCCCGTAAATGCTGTTGCCATGTCTCCGCTTCTTAACCATGTAAGTGTCATAACATACTCAAAATTTCTGATTGTTGTGTATTTTAAGAGTTGGTGCCTCCAGTGTTCAGTTTATTTTTCTGATTGTTGTGTTTACTTGTGTCTTTGCTTCTTCCAATTTTTAAGCTTgcgtttttattattatctaatagacaaagaaatttttgcAACGTTCTCCGTACCTTCTACCATATGCCTCCTGATTGCTTTTCTAGCAGTAACTATGGATAAAAGCTTTGATTCCTCATGAGCATCCATTAAGCTATATTTATGGCTTCAAGCTTATGGAAGAGATTGTTTAGTTACCCACTAGTTTGATATTTATTACAATGATGTTGAACCAACACTGGTTAAGAATTAAGGCAGTTAAGAGAGTGAATATGATGAAAAGAAACGGAATATTTTTCTCGGTTACTATAACGAAAATTTAAACATGGACATCTTATTTCGTCGTACGAAGTTATAAGAGAAGGAATTGGTTAAAATTATGGTTAGGTGGTCAGGATGATTGTATCTACTATCTATAATAGCCTCTACACTTGAGCCTGACCAACACCAAGATGTTAAATATTCTCATATAGGAACAAGGAACTGATTTTTTAAAGGAATTGGCCAATTGGGTGGTAAGCAGAGACATGCTAACAACCATAGGAGAAAAGGGATAATCAAAATATTACAGATAGAATTTCCGATCATGGCATGTGATCTCCTATTAGAGGAGAAAAAACGTGTgcattattttaataaagtaCAGTTCTTGATTCCAGAAACATATATGTAGATAAAGGTAATACCGGAGGAGCTTCACCTGGGATTTTGGTAAGATTTATTTATAGGTGTCGAGTTTAGTGAAGGATTGAACCTAGAAATAGTCTTTGCGCTGGTATTGGTTTTCTTTGGGTCTTTAGACATGTAGTTTAGGAACATTTTTTCTGGTTAAAAGTAGTATGTataaacattcatttcatttaaaTGTCCTAACTTGGTAAAGAAGAAATACCAATCATTTAAATGTCCTAACagtaatatatattgaattaaattttCAGGTTGTCCTCGGGGGAGGTCAGGATGCATCTGCTGTCACAACCACGGATCATCGTGCCGGGAAGTTTGAAGCCAAGTTTTATGACAAGGCAAGTCATCTGCAAACTTTTTCTGAATTGTGTCGCTGCTTTCTTCATCCATCTATTGTCTAATGATCTTGTAACAAAACTATGAGTGGTAATGGTCTTCTTAATTTTACTTTTGTTAACTAGATTGTGCAAGAAGAAATTGGAGGTGTTAAAGGCCATTTTGGTCCAATAAATGCTTTGGCTTTCAACCCTGATGGGAAAAGGTACACCCTTTGTCTCCAAGCAAAGTTAAATTGAGCTTCAATAACTAAGTATCTGGTGATTTCAAAAACTAACGACTGGTTGTGACATGTCTGGCTTTATTTCTTTAAGCGCCTAACTTAAATCTCTCTTTGAATATACTTCTGGGCTGATTTTATATTTGTTGGTATTGATAGAGGAGTACTGCACATTGATTTTGGTTAATACTGTGAACCTTTTTTTCTCTTGATAGATTTGTAGTGAAGCGTTTCTTATCAATGCAAGTTGTTTTAGTAAAAAGGAGCTCATATGGATTTTAAGTCTACTATACACCACTACACCAGGAGAgtctaaaacaaaaaacaatgttatatgttttataCCCCGAAGGCCCTAACAATCAACTTATTGTTCATTTTAACTCGAATGTTGACGTGCAAAAGTTTTGTTTCTAAAATGATCAGTCATTTTGTCATAAATCATTAAACAGATGTATTATTTCAACAATGatctaatttataaatatatttttaggtGGTTCTATGAAAAAATATGGTTAAGAAAATTTTGGCTCAGTTGGCCCTTATAAGcttctttttatttgattatatgCACCTACTTCCTAAGAGATAAATTGTTATTTGAGTTGACCTATTCGTAAGTTATTGGGTCAAAAAAGCCACCTCCACTACGTTCTTTGACTACTATTCATTTACCCATTCATTGAAAACATATTTTCTCCTCACTAGGTTATTATGTGATAGTGCAAAAGCTGTTAGCATCAGATAACTTCTTGAGATTAATAATGTGTGCTTTTCATTACAATAACCTAGTGTCTTTATGTTATTGCTGTTCACTTTCCTAACCTTTTTAAGGTGAAAGATGTATGTGTTATCATACAATGGCTAAAACTCTAGCTTCCACGACACTTGCATTGCCGAAAAAAATACTAATTTTGACAATATACTAGTCTCAGTATGTGTTCATCAAATTTTAACTTTGCTAAATGCTTGCATCTTACTATTTGTTATATCCCATGGCCATAATTcacttttgtttatttatttattttagtttctcGAGTGGAGGTGAAGATGGTTACGTGAGACTGCATCACTTTGATCCCGACTATTTCAGAATTCCATTAATCTAATCATGCTTTAAGATATGTGTTGCTAAATCATCTTGTAAGGCATATACATTTTGATTCAGTTTTCTTGTAGTGTTGATGTTGTGGGCAGGTATGGTTCCACCGCGATGTAGTGCAAGCATTGTTAGAGATTATTTTGAGATTGTTTCAGTTTTGGAGATTCAAAATGCAAATTATAAATTCACTGCTATTCTCCTAAAAGATTTTACCTACATTTCATCTGCGCTTTCAGAAAAAAATAGTGTTGTTGAAGTTTGTTTGTGGGTCTtgaatatatcatttttatgcAGGCCAATGGAATTTTTTGGATATATTATTGAGTGTCTGTTGTCTCAGGTGGGATAGCCAATAGAGTTTGGTTGGTTGCTAAAGAGCTGTAAATATTGATCAATAATCAATTCACTATATATTCTCTAATTATGAGCAAATATTCAAATACAGAAAACGTTGtttgaaaagaaatataatGTATGCTCAACCAGTTCTTACATGCTTTCACTTGTTATTTGACCTCCGGTTCGCTTTTAGATATGTTTAGAAGAAGGAAGTTTTGTCGATATAAAAACGACAGAACCTTTCCACAAAGGATGTTGAttcttatgttttatgtttttgtatcGATGAACTGCTTGCATAGGTGACTCAAAACTTTTGTTTGGTAAAACAAAACACGTCTGATTGTCTGAAATAGAAAGATAATTGGTTTCAGACTGTAATTGCACCACTCATTACCTTGTGGTCCAAATGGCGGTCATTCATTCCTCCACCAATGGGATGAAATTCGACCAAGctaagagagaaaagaaaagaaatgctTGAAAAGAAATTTTCAGTTTCTACTTATAAGAAAGTAAGAAACTAGCACCGTACCTGCGTAATACGGTGGTCGTCTTGACGACGACGGTATGGACATATGGTGGTGGGATTGACTGTTGGTGGAGTGACATCGAGTGGcgtagataattgatataaaaataattgttttaaagggttaatggagattttttaaaatataaaggattgatagtgtaacttaatcattaatttaaaggagatagtgtatgtgaaaatatttttaaaggtGTTAGgtaaaaatattcaataacaTAGATAAAGGACATTTTAGACTTCtctcatataactttcaacaagaaagtgtttttttcattaatagTATAGATAGAAAGAAAAACCGTTTTAATTTGAATGTTGAATGAAATGAAGCTTCTATTCACTCCCCCCTCCCCTTAATTTCGCCACCGACCTAGAGGGGCTAACATAGGTTAAATCGTTTAACCCATGGGTCAAAGGGGTTGCCCATACAGCTTTGGCGTTGGACCCAGTTTTGACccgtttctcagtttctgctcgTATTTATTTCCAAAATCTACTATTGGAAACTTCCATACATTTCACAAGCTCAATAAGCATTTCAATATTTTTCACTTGTGACCCTTTTAGATTCATATATAACTAGCGAGATTGGGGCCCCGCTCTGCGAGGCTTTAGTTGTCATGTTCATGCTTTTTTGTTATGATAATCTACTAGAttattacaattactaataacgaCAATATTACAATTAGATTGATTACAAGTAAtaatatactccctccgtcccaatttaaatgtccaagttTGACTGTCCAAGTCTTTCTTTCGCaactttgaccattaatattattctttgtgttttataatacttgacgaaagttatatcattataaaatacattaaaaacttaatcgattcatatatattacatcaagtattacataacacaaatagAATTATAAACGGTCAAAGTTAACCATGAAAGGCCgaaaatgtcaaactatgacatttaaattgggacggggggaatataaaataaaatttgatataaatattaatttgtatcAATCCAAATGTTGTAACCTCTCtattttttagcattttttagttattagatagacattatgcaatacagtattaattatatttaaattgggttaaaagtgtaaattggtgatggaaaccaaaaagtgtaaattaattatttttaaattaggttaaaagtgtaaaattaatttacacatgtgttgattgttttaattttgagaaattgagagTTATGATTAGCCAATTAAGATTAGGTCAGTTGCcttttaatagatataaatttaGACCCATGTTAAAACACGGATTGTTTATAacatattaaagaaaattttaaatatataaagttgtcAAAGAAATAAACCTGTAAATTCAAGTATaaagaatataattaaaattattttagaataaactgataaatttaaatataaataatgtattaaaaatcaaagtaaCATAATGTAATACTGAAACATTGACGAAATCATTTAAGTTGTTcgtttattaatattatataaagacTGTTGTAACGGTTAATTGTAACCGTTTTCTTAACATTGTAtagaatttttataattatttaaaaagtaaaaattaggAATGCATATCTATGAAAGTAAAGACTCATGGGATTATGAGCAAAGATCCATAACTTTTAAAAGTTATAGAAATCAAGTGTATTTATTACTGATTATTACTCAGCATGCGGCATGcctccaaacaaaaaaaaattaatcaattttTGACAATCAAGCTTACTACGTGCATGCTCTTTTTCATGTTGGTTTTTCAAGATTACTtggttaatatatttataatcatCAAGATATGCTTCATGGAGGATTTACATCAATGTGAAGATTAAACATATACGTGATTATTTATTGTTAGTAGATACCTGTTGGTTTTGTTTATTgggtttattatatttaaaactaaatgtctgtattatgtatatatatttaaaagtcaAGATATCAATGttgatttttgtatatatctaaAAGTCAATAGAGTTAGAAgctttataaatttatattactTATACGGATAAACTAagtcaaaatttatatataatgtgtattttatttaatttatctaATTGAATTAAGTCACatgtttaatttgaaaaatgaacAAAATTGAGTGTTTTGATTGGCCAAATGACTTTTGGTCAATTGtctttattacatataattttagtatatataaagatactagtgcttagacccgtgcgatgcacggacaacctAAAATTTTGACGTAAATTGTATAGATCTTTGAGTACGCAACGTCTgaacatatatgtatagatatcaTAAAGCAATATGTCACAATTTACTggagttggaattaattcatgtacCTATGGCAAAATAGTAACAGTAATAACATTCACATGCTCGTATTATTAGATTGAAAAGAAAGTGTAAAGACAATAATGATGATTGTAATCAGAACTAAACTTCATGTGCACATCTTAATTAAAGCAAATACAAACTTTTggaaatagaaataacaaaaacaatgtCAAATTACTGTCTCGGTGTGGAACGGGTGAATGTACCACATATATAGCTATTGGTTCGTCTTTTTTTTGTAACATTGTATAATGATTTCAAATGCTGATCTTCGAAAACGGAAGCAATTGAACCTCGATCCCTAAGTAACTTCCTTGGACGTTTGCATTTTAACCAAACTTTATGTTTACATCTTTGGAAATTTTGATAATACCATGCTCGTAATTCATTGATCATGAATTCGTTTGTTTTCACATTAGAAATCATCACTGTCCCACCACCAACATATTGATAGCCTTGATGTAACTTAATCATTTTGCCGCCATAATGCAAGCATATTCTAACAATAGTTGGAGGACTTTGAATAAATCTGTAAAATTTGATAATTGTCAGTGGTTAAAATTCCTTTTGACTAATATTGATACTCACTATGAAAGGgtacaaaacaatataaataagaCTATTACAATAGGTTATTATGGATACCTCTTAGTGGTATGGCGCGacttcatcatatatatatgtattgctaCTTCATTTTTTGATATTCTATATAACCAATTCAAGTCTATGTCTTCAAAAAGTTTTTGAATTGAATTCTTATCCCCAAGTGATTTTCCTGGTTGTTTGTGTCTAAACCATACTTCATCTGTGCACATTAGGAATTTGTTATAATACCATGATCGCAGTTCATTCATCAGAAATTCGTTTGttttgacattaggtatcatcaCTAACCCACCACCAACATATTCATAAACTTGGCGTAACTTGAACATTTCTCCACCATGATGCAAGCAGATTAGAACGGTGGGTGGAGGATCTGCACTCATATTGCaatcaaaaaaaattatcaatggTGTAATCAAATAAACTAACGATACTATGACTGACAATATATGAGTGATCGTAACAATTAGAGATGGTTGTGAATGTGATGACAACTTTGAGAAGTATGTTGTGTGAGAGATTAATGGGggtaattattaatatatatatatatatatatatatatatataaactacaaaaaaaggaaaagtttATTGATAGATTCTCACCAATGCCATGCAAATATTTTTTTCCTATTCAATATTATAGGCATCTCTAAATTTTATAATCGCACttataaaatttgatgatttaGTAAGTATATGTGATTTGTTTTTGGTGATA
The sequence above is drawn from the Erigeron canadensis isolate Cc75 chromosome 4, C_canadensis_v1, whole genome shotgun sequence genome and encodes:
- the LOC122595619 gene encoding eukaryotic translation initiation factor 3 subunit I-like; amino-acid sequence: MRPILMKGHERPLTFLKYNRDGDLLFSCAKDHTPTVWFADNGERLGTYRGHNGAVWCCDVSRDSSRLITASADQSAKLWDVESGTQLFTFSFDSPARAVDFSVGDNLAVLTTDPFMGLTSAIHVKRIAADPHDQVGDSVLVLKGPQGRINRAVWGPLNRTIVSAGEDAVIRIWDTETGKLLQENDKQVGHKKTITSLAKSTDCSHFLTGSLDKSAKLWDSRSLTLIKTYVTERPVNAVAMSPLLNHVVLGGGQDASAVTTTDHRAGKFEAKFYDKIVQEEIGGVKGHFGPINALAFNPDGKSFSSGGEDGYVRLHHFDPDYFRIPLI